The proteins below come from a single Garra rufa chromosome 3, GarRuf1.0, whole genome shotgun sequence genomic window:
- the LOC141331849 gene encoding extracellular superoxide dismutase [Cu-Zn]-like, with protein MEKIILKLALILLALHIQNAEFSDNPVLVIVEAPKPEVEEFNNTIYATCEVVPHPNLPPSQPQIFGQVLFMQIFPNGTLKVRINLRGLNVSDQQVHAIHIHQYGDLSQGCITVGPHYNPQAVLHPGHPGDLGNFASEHGVIRRFLKLPEAKLFGGQSIMGRSVVVHEKEDDLGMGSDEESKLSGNAGKRIAGCVIGITSPVLWENTGWLPEKEVEEVKETTR; from the coding sequence ATGGAGAAAATCATCCTAAAACTCGCTCTAATATTGCTGGCGCTGCATATACAAAATGCAGAGTTCTCCGACAATCCTGTTCTTGTGATCGTCGAAGCGCCGAAGCCAGAAGTCGAGGAGTTTAACAACACAATCTACGCCACTTGTGAAGTAGTTCCCCACCCTAATTTACCCCCCAGCCAGCCTCAGATCTTTGGGCAGGTGCTCTTCATGCAGATCTTTCCCAATGGAACTCTAAAAGTGAGAATCAACCTCCGCGGTTTGAATGTCAGCGATCAGCAAGTGCACGCCATCCACATCCATCAATATGGAGACCTCAGTCAAGGATGCATCACTGTCGGTCCTCATTACAATCCGCAGGCGGTTCTCCATCCCGGTCATCCCGGAGACCTGGGCAACTTTGCTTCCGAGCATGGAGTTATAAGGCGCTTCTTGAAGCTCCCGGAGGCCAAGCTATTCGGGGGTCAGTCCATTATGGGACGCTCGGTGGTGGTTCATGAGAAGGAGGACGATCTGGGAATGGGTTCAGATGAGGAGAGCAAACTCAGTGGGAATGCTGGGAAGAGAATCGCTGGCTGTGTGATTGGCATCACTTCTCCAGTTCTGTGGGAGAACACTGGATGGCTCCCTGAGAAAGAGGTGGAGGAGGTAAAAGAGACTACAAGATAA
- the LOC141330817 gene encoding uncharacterized protein has product MEVFKIFRENFFQEHPFIHTVLFEVYFGVIGTNAEQYRQSAIKWLKDTKSADKYIEGVIKRFPRIPQDHWPLALNCLFAALCVSESVSPQVFSELVPILTNSVQHSGNAQEIINHLILTILNVIMQKMSEQKLRLNHSVYEKLYKSLLPLTHSDYSSLIRVWTYGLFAYIYDIAPELVALPSVPEIILNTAMIKMDEVMKKKLQRLDESLRHPAGSSAVDNLCKETAALSTSQKKKKKKKKKKKIQQEVGSQEGEGKGELQTTDTVVTSIEESNSSVQPFTQPTENSRRWHQTSLRWRSKLEKLANIDACKTYRLGNLTIVRDPEFLIARGSDGTQVFLGLRDDGTEVAVKRMDRFNYQDLKNEEQFLRLPELDSPSIVRYVDFAEDENFGYLVLQLCEYTLEEYIQDHLPDDSAERYLVLKKLVKEVLCSLQILHDQRTKVLHRDIKPQNVLIDIKGKARLADFGISRRLKQGETTVRTKIAGTRCWKAKETINEKINTGYKRSSIITHQFKVYSVKILKSW; this is encoded by the exons ATGGAAGTTTTCAAAATCTTTAGAGAAAATTTCTTTCAAGAGCATCCTTTCATTCATACAGTTTTGTTTGAGGTGTATTTTGGCGTCATTGGTACAAATGCTGAGCAGTATCGTCAGAGTGCCATCAAGTGGTTAAAAGATACAAAGAGTGCAGACAAATACATTGAGGGAGTCATCAAGCGCTTCCCAAGAATCCCTCAGGATCATTGGCCACTTGCACTAAACTGCTTATTTGCTGCTTTGTGTGTCAGTGAAAGTGTTTCTCCTCAGGTATTCAGTGAGCTTGTGCCAATTCTAACAAACAGTGTTCAGCACTCTGGAAATGCACAAGAAATAATCAATCATCTGATTCTAACAATACTCAATGTCATAATGCAGAAGATGTCTGAGCAGAAACTGAGACTCAATCATTCTGTCTATGAGAAGTTGTACAAAAGTCTGTTGCCTCTCACACATTCTGATTATTCAAGTCTGATTAGAGTTTGGACCTATGGACTGTTTGCCTATATATATGATATTGCTCCTGAACTTGTTGCATTGCCTTCTGTCCCAGAAATAATACTTAACACTGCAATGATAAAGATGGATGAAGTTATGAAAAAAAAGCTGCAAAGGTTGGATGAATCACTGAGACATCCAGCAGGTTCAAGTGCAGTGGATAATTTATGTAAGGAGACTGCAGCTCTATCAACTAgccagaaaaagaagaaaaagaagaaaaagaagaaaaaaatccagCAAGAGGTTGGATCACAAGAAGGTGAAGGCAAAGGAGAACTACAAACTACAGACACTGTAGTGACATCCATTGAGGAATCAAATTCCAGTGTGCAGCCATTCACACAGCCAACTGAGAACTCAAGAAGGTGGCATCAAACCAGTCTACGTTGGAGGTCCAAGCTTGAGAAGCTAGCTAACATTGATGCTTGCAAAACATACAGACTTGGAAACCTTACTATTGTTCGTGACCCTGAATTTCTCATCGCCAGGGGAAGTGATGGAACTCAGGTTTTCCTTGGTTTGAGGGATGACGGCACTGAGGTGGCTGTGAAACGAATGGATAGGTTTAATTACCAAGACCTCAAAAACGAGGAGCAATTTCTACGACTCCCAGAACTTGACAGTCCCTCCATTGTGCGATATGTGGACTTTGCTGAAGATGAAAATTTTGGATATCTTGTTCTTCAGCTTTGTGAGTACACACTGGAGGAATATATTCAAGATCATTTACCAGATGACAGCGCTGAGAGATATTTGGTTCTGAAAAAGCTGGTGAAGGAAGTTCTCTGCAGTTTACAGATTTTACACGACCAGCGAACTAAAGTGCTCCATCGCGACATCAAACCCCAGAACGTCCTGATTG ATATAAAAGGAAAAGCCAGATTGGCTGATTTTGGCATAAGTCGCCGACTAAAACAGGGTGAAACCACTGTACGAACAAAAATTGCTGGAACTAGATGCTGGAAGGCAAAAGAGACCATAAATGAGAAGATCAACACTGGGTACAAGAGGAGCTCCATAATAACCCATCAATTCAAAGTTTACTCTGTGAAGATTCTAAAGTCCTGGTAA
- the LOC141330818 gene encoding uncharacterized protein — translation MLVYYILSGGHHPFGEDVDCEYNISQGRYSLEHLDDDVVAKDLVEWMINENPNERPTVEQTLTHPFFWTDERRVRYLKILGNEEEAENCRNADEELLNAIAKHAERKSFYEWKSKLPAELVQKLDGKKKPYPENTLGLLRFIRNLHEHYPEDAENINLMASFPDLFGSVFRFAKEREWNSRPSLKKFFSSAPQI, via the exons ATGTTAGTCTACTACATTCTCTCTGGAGGACACCATCCATTTGGTGAAGATGTGGATTGTGAGTACAACATTTCACAAGGAAGATACTCATTGGAGCATCTGGATGATGATGTAGTAGCCAAGGATCTCGTCGAGTGGATGATCAATGAAAATCCAAATGAGAGACCAACTGTGGAGCAAACCCTCACACACCCCTTCTTCTGGACTGATGAAAG GAGAGTGCGGTATCTAAAAATTTTGGGTAATGAGGAAGAGGCTGAAAACTGTCGTAACGCAGATGAAGAGCTCCTTAATGCCATTGCAAAACATGCAGAGAGAAAAAGCTTTTATGAATGGAAATCTAAA ttgccTGCTGAGCTTGTCCAGAAACTGGATGGTAAGAAGAAACCCTATCCTGAGAACACACTGGGCCTGCTGCGATTTATACGCAACCTACACGAGCATTA TCCAGAGGACGCAGAGAACATCAACCTGATGGCTTCATTTCCTGATCTGTTTGGGAGTGTGTTCAGGTTTGCCAAGGAGAGAGAATGGAACTCCAGACCGAGCTTGAAAAAGTTCTTCAGCTCAGCTCCACAGATCTGA
- the LOC141331851 gene encoding uncharacterized protein yields the protein MEFPIPVPFSHSLQIPIPIPIPTVPRKTDSLIQCIIENKEQRLRRLLNGKDINGLYPSELWNDDVTPLTAAVLCFNQEICSYLLEELADPNKPSTNGRTPLHYAAFTPGAPLTIVKRLLAAKANPNGFELQILSPLQCAVDRDREDIVKALIEAGASPLRNYGVNPELDKKVERMIHQLSSQGEVFEKVHLFFSLFCAVQTKNSIEVYRIYNKHFFQEDPFNHIVLFEVYFGVIGQGAEQYRQSAIKWLKDTKNTDIYIERVIKRLPKIPQEYWLNALNCLNVALCISKSISPQIFSDLVSILTNSLQHTGNAHGEQINYLILKILNVMMQKTSEQKLGHDHSVYEKLCKSLLPLTHPNYSSVIGVWTYGLFAYINDIAPEPVALCGLSPISETILNTAEIEMDEVMKKKLHKLDELLRHPAGSSAVDSLCEETAALSTSRKKKKKKKKKIQQEVGSQESEQQDKKDTVGTSIEESNSSVQLLTLKNPNISRRWHQTSCRWRPKLEMLANIDASRAHRLPGLTLVIDAEFLIANGSDGTQVFLGLRDDGTEVAVKRMIKFNYQVLKNEEEFLRLPELDSPSIVRYVDFTEDDNFGYLVLQLCEYTLEEYIQKHLPDDSAERTLVLKKLVKEVLCSLQVLHDQKTKVLHRDIKPQNVLIDIIGKARLADFGISRRLKQSETTLRTSIAGTRCWKAKETIKEKVNTNYKRSSDIQVAGMLVYYILSGGHHPFGEDVDCEYNISRGRYSLEHLDDDVAKDLIEWMINENPNERPTVEQTLAHPFFWTDERRVRYLKILGNEEEAENCRNADEELLNAISKHTEGKSFFEWKSKFSADLVQTLDGKKKPYPENTLGLLRFIRNLHEHYKADAVKINLMALFPDLFGSVYKFAKERGWNSRESVIMDINSAS from the exons ATGGAATTCCCGATCCCAGTGCCATTTTCACACAGTCTtcaaattccaattccaattccaattccaacaGTACCAAGAAAAACAGATTCTCTAATACAATGCATCATAGAGAACAAGGAGCAGAGACTTCGGAGATTATTAAATGGAAAAGATATAAATGGACTGTACCCTTCTGAGCTCTGGAATGATGATGTTACACCATTAACTGCCGCAGTTTTATGCTTTAATCAAGAAATTTGCTCTTATCTGCTTGAAGAGTTGGCTGATCCAAACAAACCCTCAACAAATGGACGAACACCTCTACATTATGCTGCATTTACACCTGGAGCTCCACTAACTATTGTGAAAAGATTACTTGCAGCAAAAGCTAACCCAAATGGATTTGAGTTACAAATTTTAAGTCCATTGCAATGTGCGGTTGATCGTGACCGTGAAGACATTGTGAAAGCACTTATAGAGGCTGGAGCTTCACCTTTAAGGAACTATGGGGTGAATCCAGAGCTTGATAAAAAGGTGGAGCGGATGATTCATCAATTGTCTTCACAGGGTGAAGTGTTTGAGAAAGTAcatctatttttttctcttttttgtgcTGTACAAACAAAAAATTCGATAGAAGTTTACAGAATTTATAACAAACATTTCTTTCAAGAGGATCCATTCAATCATATTGTTTTGTTTGAGGTATATTTTGGTGTCATTGGTCAAGGTGCGGAGCAGTATCGTCAAAGCGCCATCAAGTGGTTAAAAGATACTAAAAACACAGACATATACATTGAAAGAGTCATCAAGCGCTTACCAAAAATTCCTCAGGAATACTGGCTGAATGCACTGAACTGCTTAAATGTTGCTTTATGTATCAGCAAAAGCATCTCTCCTCAGATATTCAGTGATCTTGTGTCTATTCTAACAAACAGCCTTCAACACACTGGAAACGCACATGGAGAACAAATCAATTATCTGATTCTAAAGATACTCAATGTCATGATGCAGAAGACATCTGAGCAGAAACTGGGACACGATCATTCGGTCTATGAGAAATTATGCAAAAGTTTATTGCCTCTCACACATCCTAATTATTCAAGTGTGATTGGAGTTTGGACCTATGGACTGTTTGCCTATATAAATGATATTGCTCCTGAACCTGTAGCATTGTGTGGATTGTCACCCATCTCAGAGACTATACTTAACACTGCAGAGATAGAGATGGAtgaagtcatgaaaaaaaagctGCACAAATTGGATGAATTGCTGAGACATCCAGCAGGTTCGAGTGCAGTGGATAGTTTATGTGAGGAGACTGCAGCTCTGTCAACAAGcaggaagaagaaaaagaagaagaagaagaaaatccaacaagaggtaggaTCACAAGAAAGTGAGCAGCAAGATAAAAAGGACACTGTAGGGACATCCATTGAGGAGTCAAATTCAAGTGTGCAGCTGCTCACACTTAAGAACCCAAATATCTCAAGAAGGTGGCATCAAACAAGCTGTCGTTGGAGGCCCAAGCTTGAGATGCTGGCTAACATTGATGCTAGCAGGGCACATAGACTGCCAGGTCTTACTCTTGTTATTGATGCTGAATTTCTGATTGCTAACGGAAGTGATGGAACACAAGTTTTCCTTGGTTTGAGGGACGACGGCACTGAGGTGGCTGTGAAACGAATGATTAAGTTTAATTACCAAGTTCTCAAAAATGAGGAGGAATTTCTACGGCTTCCAGAACTCGACAGTCCCTCCATTGTGCGATATGTGGACTTCACTGAAGATGACAATTTTGGATATCTTGTTCTTCAGCTTTGTGAGTACACACTGGAGGAATATATCCAAAAGCATTTACCAGATGACAGCGCTGAGAGAACTTTGGTTCTGAAGAAGCTGGTGAAGGAAGTTCTCTGCAGCTTACAGGTTTTACACGACCAGAAAACAAAAGTGCTCCATCGCGACATCAAACCCCAGAACGTCCTGATTG ACATAATAGGAAAAGCCAGATTGGCTGATTTTGGCATAAGTCGCAGATTGAAACAGAGTGAAACTACTTTGCGAACAAGCATTGCTGGAACTAGATGCTGGAAGGCAAAAGAGACCATAAAAGAGAAGGTCAACACTAATTACAAGAGAAGCTCTGACATTCAG GTCGCTGGGATGTTAGTCTACTACATTCTCTCTGGAGGACACCATCCATTTGGTGAAGATGTGGATTGTGAGTACAACATTTCACGAGGAAGATACTCACTGGAGCATCTGGATGATGATGTAGCCAAGGATCTCATTGAATGGATGATCAATGAAAATCCAAATGAGAGACCAACTGTGGAGCAAACCCTCGCACACCCCTTCTTCTGGACTGATGAAAG GAGAGTGCGGTATCTGAAAATTTTGGGTAATGAGGAAGAGGCTGAAAACTGTCGTAACGCAGATGAAGAGCTCCTTAATGCCATTTCAAAACACACAGAGGGGAAAAGCTTTTTTGAATGGAAGTCTAAA ttttctgcTGACCTTGTCCAGACACTGGATGGTAAGAAGAAACCCTATCCTGAGAACACACTGGGCCTGCTGCGATTTATACGCAACCTACACGAGCATTA TAAAGCTGATGCTGTAAAAATCAACCTGATGGCTTTATTCCCTGATCTCTTTGGGAGTGTGTACAAGTTTGCCAAAGAAAGAGGATGGAACTCCAGAGAAAGTGTCATTATGGACATCAACTCAGCATCGTGA